The following is a genomic window from Ictidomys tridecemlineatus isolate mIctTri1 chromosome 13, mIctTri1.hap1, whole genome shotgun sequence.
ttataattattaCAACATTGTTATGTAGGCAAAATTTAGCactcagaaaaacaaatgatacaAGGGCCTTTTTAGTCCAATGGCATCAGTGTGGACTCTGCTTAGAATAACTTACTGCAATTAATGTCACTGACAGAGGCAACTATAATTTAGCAGGACAAGAAGGGATAATTTGCCATAATTTGATATCCAACTTAGGATAGCAATTGTGAGTAAACAAAGGCCTTTAAATTGTTCAATGAAAAGATGGTCACAGTTGGTGTACTGTCATGGTAATATGCATACTTACCTTAATAAAGCTACTCTCCGGGTCTCAGACCTGGAGCTAGGAATTTGTTTGCATCCTCAAGACTGCATTAGCATAGGAAAGTTCCCATTGTGGGGTGACCCACGCACTGTGGGCCACTCAGGAAATGTGTTAAGGACTTTCTGTGCATAGGACTTCAGTGTGTGACATGGATAAGTTATCTAAACAGGAACTACTAGTTATAATCCCAGTCTCTAGTTCACTGTGATTTGTGTTCTAGCTGAAGACTAATTTAAGGAGTAGGGATGAAAAGTACCCTAATAAAATCCAACTTTGAAATAGGAATTTTTCATCTAAAATGTGCACTTTTAAGGAATTATGGAAAAGAGTGTTTCAGTTGGTATAATTGGATTAGAGCATTTGGAAATGTCTTGTTTCTAATGGTTTTTCAGTAATACAGCAACAGTATTTGCACAGTGAACAAATATGGGATTGTATTTTTCAAGATGAAAGCAATTAAAAGATATGCAAAAGGCAAACAGTTGCCTGATGATGAACTTACTGTTTGCTCTTCAGTGGAATTTCCAACCCCAGCCTGCTCCATTAGGACATTCACATTCTTCTGTAAGTCCTCTATGCGATTCCCCATGTCTTCCAGTGCCACGTCAAGGAAAACTGCACATGTAggtctggggtgcagagtgaccaCAGACACGCCCTCAAGGCCATACCTTCTCCACAGAGAGGAACTTGTAAAATGAAGGGTCAATGCAAATTTGCTGCCTCCTGAGTCCCTTTTAGTGTGCACCTTGAAGTGAGAAACTTGGCTTTTAAACCTGCCAAACTCTGAGCATAATATAAtggaaatttaacttttaaaacaacTCTATGGTTTACTTTATCATGTTATTATGTTTTACCTTGTTGGGAACCCATCTTCAAAATCAAAAGCTGCAGGTAAGCACTTCCAAATGCAAATACTTTGCACAATGTTTAAGGAATGCATTTAATTGAATAAAGTGAGCTCAAATTGGGCAAATTTTAAGGCACTCTTTGCCCTTACCTGAACTTACTCATTGGAAACATTCTGTGTTAATTTTGTAACATTTTGTGTTTCTGAAATAAAAGCGTGAGCTGGGGAAGTCAAGGCACAGCAGTGTCTAGCTTCCTATTGGTCTTCAGCACTGTCCTCTAAGTGTTGCAGATCAGGTGGTCAGGAGCAGAGTGGTGCCCTTGAACTTCACACTTGCCACAGACCTCTGGCATTGACAGCATAGGAAAAGCCCCTTAGAAGGGCAAGTGTAAATACTGGAGAATCCAAATAAACAACTATTTGTCCACAGCAGAAGACAATGAGATGTTCCTGTCCAAAAGCATTAGTGTTtaccaaagagaaaagaggatATTTCTCAGGTTTAATGCTGCAGTGAGAGCTTGAAAATGTTCTTGAAGTTCCTGAAGTAGATGTTCTGCCTGGAAAATGGAACCACAAAGtactcaacatttattattaatgaAGTAATCCGTCATACATGCtccagttttttttcccctgcatctttgaatagttttatttttcatttgtttggccCTACagtttagagaaatgaaaatacaaaacgTTTAGGTACTGAATACGTGGGCTCCAGTGacttttgacaaaggtgccaagcaCCAGAAAGAGATGGCTGTGCAAAACTGCATCTGTACACGACACAGTTAACTCGCAACGAGCACACACCTACCCTCTGAGAGCTGAAGTGCAAGTCTAGAGAGGAGCACAGGGATCAGCCTCAGTCACTCTCAAGAGCTCCCCAGGGAACTGAAGCCATTCACAGCTTATGAATCCTCCTCACTATGGGTGTTCGCCAGCTGGTGGTGTTGCTGTTGTAGTTGGTATATCAGCCAGGTTGCGCAGAATATCGTTACAGCTAGCGTTCCACGTTTCTGCGCTGCTCTCTAGTTTGCACGTTAAATAATTTATGACCTGAGCCCTCACCCCTGTATTTGTTGGCGGGGGAAGCACTGGACCAGCACCCCTAGTCTGCCTTCTCACTGCGGATCTGCCATCCTTATCTCTAGTTGGCTCCTTTAATCAGGGGCGTCTACCTTGGTCAGGAAAATGCAGTCTGTTCATGTAGCAAATTCTTTTTAACAGGGTAAACCTATCTGCCTCTTCCAGGCTTGGAACCTGTTTTGGCAAataggagggcaggagggacgcGCAAGACTCCGAGGGTCCAAAGTCACCCTCCTGGGGCGGGGCTCTGAAAACCAGCCCGGCTCCAGCGGTGGGCAGGACTTTCACGGGTTCCAGGAAGGGGTGGGGGCGTTCCTCCAAGAGGCACGGGTTCTGGCTGCTTTGTCCGGGCCGCCGGGACCACTCACCGCGTCCCGCAGCGGGTCCCCGTGGGGACCCTCGGAGGTCCGTGCGTCCATGTGCGCGTCGGGGTCCGCCCGAGCAGGGGCTGCCAGGCCTGGGCGCGGGGCGGGCGGGCGGACCAGCTCCTGTGGCGCAGCTTGGGCCTTCCTCGGCCAGGGGCGGAAGTGGCCGGGGAGGAGCTGGCAGCCAGAGCTCTCGGTCGTTGGTCTTCGCAGCGGCGCAGTGGACGCAAGACAGGGCTAAGCGCCGGCCTTTGCAAGACGCGCAGTTGGGTGTGGCTGTGCCAGAACCCGCGGGCTGCCAGGAGCGCTTATTATGGACTTAGTGGAGGCGCAGCTAGATTCAGTCAAACCTATTTTATTGATGCTCATCACACTTCAGACACACGTCCCAATTCTAAGTACTAAGTCTACACCCAAGGGTCCCAGAAGCTCACCTGTGACGTGTCTTAAATCCGGGTTGCTGGAACTGGATCGGGGCGGATGAGTAACTGGGTGAGGTCTGAAGTGTAGACTCATACATCACCAACTTAAATCTAAGTTCTGCCCATTACATCATGGGCACATTGCTTATAATCTTTTATCCAACACACACATTATAATTAACATAACCGACAGTCAATAAACCTATATTTCTGGTACTCATATCAcctgcccttctgccttctgtgTAGATGCACTAAGACGAGCTGCCTCTTGATGAGGGACACGCACAAAGCCCTGGGCCATGGAGTCAGTTGCCCCTGGAATCTACCATTTCTGTGGATGCCAATCTCAGAATGAATTATGGTTATAACCAATTCACCCTGTTCCAGCAGTCACATGTACAACACTACATTCCCGGATAGTCTGGAAGATGTCCCATGACCCCTGCTCTCATTCAGAACCTCTGACTTCTGAATGGTGGGCCATCTCCCAGAGCTATGTTCTCAGCAGTTACCTGTTGGTTCCCATGGCTGTACCTCCAGAGCTGTAGCTATGAGGGAGCAGGGCTGTGTTTGTCTGGCTCACCCCAGTGACCCCCAAAGCCTAGCCCAGTGACAATCCCTAGATGCCCAGGGTGCAGAATGTGTGCTTAAATAATACATGGCTACACAAAG
Proteins encoded in this region:
- the Hsbp1l1 gene encoding heat shock factor-binding protein 1-like protein 1; translated protein: MDARTSEGPHGDPLRDAAEHLLQELQEHFQALTAALNLRMEDMGNRIEDLQKNVNVLMEQAGVGNSTEEQTT